In Macrobrachium rosenbergii isolate ZJJX-2024 chromosome 48, ASM4041242v1, whole genome shotgun sequence, one DNA window encodes the following:
- the LOC136831504 gene encoding WD repeat and SOCS box-containing protein 1-like isoform X5 codes for MEYTALVEREVNGEARVIGELITGREGANYSPGGESWTCAFAPDESRFAWSCGFRKVVIIPWNRYKNCLFGQRKQQSDDSQDADGYELFTEKISIDAGFTVTSLAFGTGTPEEDLVPVKREYWTRFDFSKDLILATGHSNGRIRIWDPYTGKLLLELTDHVQPVTALAFAPDGSLRLVSASKDSTIKVWDMCDDGNMFKTLREHIGPVRGLCWSPDGKFLCSTGDKQKVLLWDMESYHLAKRFSGHYNNVLSCAFSPDGAMLATASGDTRVIIWDTHTGEQLRVLNHMNPPPGVIYMSGENNSVVKGVTFSPNGCHVATVCSDGFLRFWNLTCEDDEPECMGAALEGTSMLNCCYSPVGGAVAVGHSSGSVLFFLAPALVPSLLHLSRMSIRRSLGDITKREDLLLPHTLKPYLQYKHW; via the exons GTGAAGCTCGTGTGATCGGTGAGCTGATCACAGGTCGCGAAGGTGCCAACTACTCCCCAGGTGGGGAGTCTTGGACCTGCGCTTTCGCCCCGGACGAGTCCAGGTTTGCCTGGTCATGCGGCTTCAGGAAAGTGGTCATCATCCCGTGGAATAGATACAAAAATTGCCT GTTTGGACAAAGAAAACA gcAATCTGATGACAGCCAGGACGCAGACGGATATGAACTCTTCACGGAAAAAATTAGCATTGACGCAGGATTCACTGTGACAAGTTTAGCATTTGGTACAGGCACGCCTGAAGAGGACCTTGTACCTGTAAAACGAGAGTACTGGACACGCTTTGACTTTTCAAAGGATCTCATACTTGCCACAGGACACAGCAATGGAAGAATCAGGATTTGGGACCCTTATACTG GGAAACTTCTGCTCGAGTTGACAGATCATGTACAACCAGTCACAGCATTAGCATTTGCTCCAGATGGATCTTTACGACTGGTTTCCGCCTCCAAGGACTCCACCATCAAG GTGTGGGACATGTGCGACGATGGAAACATGTTCAAGACGTTACGTGAACACATTGGTCCTGTTCGAGGTTTGTGCTGGTCACCAGATGGGAAGTTTCTGTGTTCAACTGGTGAcaaacagaag GTGCTGCTCTGGGACATGGAGTCATACCACTTAGCAAAGAGATTTTCTGGTCATTATAATAATGTCCTTTCTTGTGCCTTTTCTCCCGATGGTGCTATGCTGGCAACTGCATCTGGTGATACGAGGGTTATCATTTGGGATACACACACAG GTGAACAGCTTCGAGTGCTGAACCACATGAACCCACCTCCTGGAGTAATTTATATGTCAGGAGAAAATAATTCCGTTGTGAAAGGTGTGACATTTTCTCCAAATGGCTGCCATGTAGCAACTGTCTGTAGTGAtgg ATTCTTACGGTTTTGGAACCTGACATGTGAAGATGATGAACCAGAGTGCATGGGAGCTGCTTTAGAAGGAACTTCAATGTTGAACTGTTGCTATTCCCCTGTTGGAGGAGCAGTAGCTGTGGG CCATTCATCGGGGAGTGTACTCTTCTTCTTGGCACCAGCATTAGTTCCTTCATTGCTCCACCTTTCAAGAATGTCCATCCGAAGATCACTGGGAGATATCACAAAACGGGAGGACCTCCTGTTGCCTCACACTTTAAAACCTTATCTTCAGTACAAGCATTGGTGA